The Drechmeria coniospora strain ARSEF 6962 chromosome 02, whole genome shotgun sequence genome has a segment encoding these proteins:
- a CDS encoding sorting nexin-3, giving the protein MQAMPDTRQQSFDEIYGPPENFLEIEVRNPRTHGMGRSMYTDYEILCRTNIPAFKLRHSSVRRRYSDFEYFRDILERESARVTIPPLPGKVFTNRFSDDVIEGRRAGLEKFLKIVVGHPLLQTGSKVLAAFVQGQSLPLPPPILFRHIHPCHLFTWGALG; this is encoded by the exons ATGCAAGCGATGCCCGATACCCGCCAGCAGAGCTTTGACGAGATTTACGGCCCTCCAGAAAACTTTCTCGAGATTGAG GTTCGCAACCCGCGCACCCACGGCATGGGCCGCAGCATGTACACCGACTACGAGATCCTCTGCCGCACCAACATTCCCGCTTTCAAGCTACGGCACAGCAGCGTCCGCAGGCGATACTCGGACTTTGAGTACTTTCGCGACATCCTCGAGCGCGAGAGCGCCCGCGTCACCATCCCGCCGCTTCCGGGCAAGGTCTTCACCAACCGCTTCAGCGACGATGTCATCGAgggccgccgcgccggcctcgagaagTTTCTCAAGATTGTCGTCGGCCACCCGCTGCTGCAGACGGGGAGCAAGGTCCTGGCGGCCTTTGTCCAGGGTCAGTCTCTCCCGCTCCCCCCTCCTATCCTCTTTCGTCACATTCACCCATGCCATCTTTTCACTTGGGGGGCACTTGGCTGA